One Gaiella occulta genomic region harbors:
- a CDS encoding Eco57I restriction-modification methylase domain-containing protein translates to MSGQATFALRGRNPDVLTCIANLSNDEVFTPPEFANRMLDTLAEAWEAGNGGANIWADSRVRFLDPCTKSGVFLREITSRLTKGLAQEIPDLPARVDHILTRQVFGIGITHLTSLLARRSVYCSKHANGKHSIARSFRSDDGNIWFKRMEHTWQDGKCVYCGASQKTLDRGEGLETHAYAFIHTDDIMARVTELFGGDMQFDVIIGNPPYQLDDGGYGTSAAPIYQLFVEKALALDPRYAVFVTPSRWMAGGKGLDKYRERMLSDRRMRRIVDYPKLYEGFPGVKIRGGISYFLWDREHNGPCEIQTIWDGKPTGPAVARYLDAYDVLVRRNEAVPILEKIRAKGEPTLDRRVSSQKPFGLRTFFHGKPDPKNIKNPVKLFGSQKVSYVKRSDIPTNVEWIDKWKVLMTRVQGTSAAIETKFLSKPIIAAPGTACTESYLVAGHFDSEDEAKNYATYLRTRFVRFLVSLRKSTQDAPKHVYAFVPDLPLDQEWTDAKLYKRYGLTQDEIAFIESQVAEHDRELFDEAAPDDDE, encoded by the coding sequence ATGAGCGGGCAGGCGACTTTCGCCCTGCGCGGGCGCAACCCGGACGTGCTGACGTGCATTGCGAACCTCTCCAACGACGAGGTGTTCACGCCGCCGGAGTTCGCGAACCGGATGCTGGATACGCTGGCCGAGGCATGGGAGGCCGGCAACGGCGGCGCGAACATCTGGGCGGACAGCAGGGTTCGGTTTCTCGATCCCTGCACCAAATCCGGCGTGTTTCTGCGCGAAATCACCAGCCGCCTCACCAAGGGGCTGGCGCAGGAGATCCCGGACCTGCCGGCGCGCGTGGACCACATCCTGACCCGGCAGGTTTTTGGCATCGGCATCACGCATCTCACGAGCCTGCTGGCGCGGCGCAGCGTGTACTGCTCGAAGCACGCCAACGGCAAGCACTCGATTGCCAGGAGCTTCCGCAGCGACGATGGGAACATCTGGTTCAAGCGGATGGAGCACACCTGGCAGGACGGCAAATGTGTCTATTGCGGCGCGAGCCAGAAGACGCTCGACCGCGGCGAAGGGCTGGAGACCCACGCCTACGCGTTCATCCACACCGACGACATCATGGCTCGGGTAACCGAGCTGTTTGGAGGCGACATGCAATTCGACGTCATCATCGGAAATCCACCGTACCAGCTGGATGACGGCGGCTACGGGACGAGCGCCGCGCCCATCTATCAGTTGTTCGTTGAGAAGGCGCTGGCGCTTGACCCACGCTACGCCGTCTTCGTGACCCCGTCGCGCTGGATGGCCGGGGGCAAGGGGCTCGACAAGTACCGCGAGCGCATGCTCTCCGACAGGCGGATGCGGCGCATCGTGGACTACCCGAAGCTCTACGAGGGCTTCCCGGGCGTGAAGATACGGGGCGGGATCTCCTACTTCCTGTGGGACCGGGAGCACAACGGCCCGTGCGAGATACAGACGATCTGGGACGGCAAGCCGACCGGGCCGGCGGTGGCGCGATACCTCGACGCCTACGACGTCCTCGTGCGCCGGAATGAAGCCGTTCCGATCTTGGAGAAGATTAGGGCCAAGGGCGAACCGACGCTCGATCGCCGCGTTTCCAGTCAAAAGCCCTTTGGGCTGCGCACGTTCTTTCACGGTAAGCCTGATCCCAAGAACATTAAGAATCCCGTCAAGCTCTTCGGATCTCAAAAAGTCAGCTACGTCAAACGCTCAGACATTCCGACGAACGTCGAATGGATCGACAAGTGGAAGGTACTCATGACGCGCGTGCAGGGCACGAGCGCTGCGATTGAGACCAAGTTCCTCAGCAAGCCGATCATCGCTGCGCCCGGCACAGCATGTACTGAGAGCTACCTCGTCGCGGGGCACTTCGACAGCGAAGACGAAGCCAAGAACTACGCCACATACCTGCGTACCCGCTTCGTTCGCTTCCTTGTGTCGCTCCGCAAGTCCACACAGGATGCGCCGAAGCATGTCTACGCTTTCGTCCCGGACCTTCCGCTGGACCAGGAGTGGACCGACGCCAAGCTCTACAAGCGCTACGGACTGACCCAGGACGAGATCGCCTTCATCGAGTCACAGGTGGCGGAGCACGACCGCGAGCTGTTCGACGAAGCAGCCCCCGACGACGATGAGTAG
- a CDS encoding DNA methyltransferase, giving the protein MSLVKSKQRVADHGEVFTPKWMVEAMLDLVKGETERIDSRFLEPACGSGNFLVQILRRKLAAVELKYGKSDFERQYYALLGLMCIYGIELLADNIAECRANLLEILAEYLNLDESAELYLAASYVLSQNLVHGDALTMRTHDDRPIIFAEWGYLGKGKFQRRDFRLDTLATSSMFSAEGSLFAHLAKHELFTPTKTYPPMTVSELAAEGSGDVQAEASV; this is encoded by the coding sequence GTGTCTTTGGTGAAATCGAAGCAGCGGGTCGCTGACCACGGGGAGGTCTTTACGCCCAAGTGGATGGTCGAGGCGATGCTCGACTTGGTGAAGGGCGAGACGGAGCGCATTGATTCCCGCTTCCTGGAGCCGGCGTGCGGGAGCGGCAACTTCCTCGTGCAGATCCTGCGGCGCAAGCTCGCCGCCGTGGAGCTCAAGTACGGTAAGTCCGACTTCGAGCGGCAGTACTATGCGCTGCTCGGGCTGATGTGCATTTACGGCATCGAGCTGCTGGCAGACAATATTGCCGAGTGCCGCGCGAATCTGCTGGAGATCCTCGCCGAGTACCTGAATTTGGATGAGTCGGCCGAACTCTACCTCGCCGCGTCCTACGTGTTGTCTCAGAACCTCGTGCACGGCGACGCGCTGACGATGCGCACCCACGACGACAGGCCCATCATCTTTGCCGAGTGGGGCTACCTGGGCAAGGGCAAATTCCAGCGGCGCGACTTCCGCCTCGACACCCTCGCTACGTCTTCGATGTTCAGTGCCGAGGGGTCGCTCTTCGCCCACCTTGCAAAGCACGAGCTCTTCACGCCGACCAAGACCTACCCGCCGATGACGGTCAGCGAACTGGCGGCCGAAGGGTCTGGCGACGTACAAGCGGAGGCGTCGGTATGA
- a CDS encoding SEC-C metal-binding domain-containing protein: protein MFTYGRITRLLLSETGGKVEEFDDFYRRQLDLLTKLAQSKRDRNQISRNDQCPCGCGKKYKNCHGG, encoded by the coding sequence TTGTTCACCTACGGCCGGATCACCCGCCTTCTGCTCTCGGAGACAGGCGGCAAGGTCGAGGAGTTCGACGACTTCTACCGCCGGCAGCTCGACTTGCTCACCAAGCTTGCCCAGTCCAAGCGGGACAGGAACCAAATCAGCCGCAACGATCAGTGCCCGTGCGGCTGCGGCAAGAAGTACAAGAACTGCCACGGCGGGTAG
- a CDS encoding helix-turn-helix domain-containing protein, giving the protein MATTNFKDYVKNVEANLSEEGRATLDAFREHYDLAYQLLELRREHELTQKELAKMSGIPQSEISRIERGVANPTKATIEALSGALGARLALVREPASVA; this is encoded by the coding sequence ATGGCAACCACCAACTTCAAGGACTACGTCAAGAACGTCGAGGCGAACCTCAGCGAGGAGGGCCGCGCGACCCTGGACGCCTTCCGGGAGCACTACGACCTGGCCTACCAGCTCCTCGAGTTGCGGCGCGAGCACGAGCTGACACAGAAGGAACTCGCCAAGATGTCCGGGATCCCGCAAAGCGAGATCAGCCGCATAGAGCGCGGCGTCGCGAACCCCACGAAGGCCACCATTGAGGCGCTCAGTGGCGCGCTTGGTGCCCGACTCGCCCTCGTCCGCGAGCCGGCCAGCGTCGCGTAG
- a CDS encoding GNAT family N-acetyltransferase, giving the protein MSGQGPQRYVFDVLRSDEELRGIEAEWLELFGRSLTRNPFAHPAWVTSWLRHFVGDERRRLVLTARSGGELMGVAPFYKRTYRLGPIRARCLQVAGGSPRPEDPLTEMSEILVARERWRTTMRALVQHVIVGNLGSYDWIGLTMTPEQGWFDDEWVPEAWQRRGVFAAHKGIRPFVLLPLPASWEELALKRNLKEAIRRSKNRLAALDGSSEVVFAEGEAVPEAVRRVQALHRRRAAMRDHLPHSDYFDEEAYARFARDASAGLAATGHASVALCHVDANPVAGRVVLRAHGDVFLSFSGVDPAYWHLGAATALIVASIREAISRRERTLNLSLNPDPAKLRWSNQLEFHNEFLVVAPSRRARAALQLFWQVRAGKSLAGRRQVIKQRGRS; this is encoded by the coding sequence GTGAGCGGTCAGGGCCCGCAGCGGTATGTCTTCGACGTCCTGCGCAGCGACGAGGAGCTGCGCGGGATCGAGGCGGAGTGGCTCGAGCTCTTCGGCCGCTCTCTCACGCGGAACCCGTTCGCCCATCCCGCCTGGGTCACCTCGTGGCTGCGGCACTTCGTCGGCGACGAGCGGCGGCGTCTCGTCCTCACGGCGCGGAGCGGCGGCGAGCTCATGGGCGTCGCCCCCTTCTACAAGCGGACGTACAGGCTCGGTCCCATCCGGGCGCGGTGCCTCCAGGTCGCCGGTGGGAGCCCCCGGCCGGAAGATCCTCTCACCGAGATGAGCGAGATCCTCGTCGCGCGCGAGAGGTGGCGGACGACGATGCGCGCCCTCGTGCAGCACGTGATCGTAGGGAACCTCGGCAGCTACGACTGGATCGGCCTGACGATGACGCCCGAGCAGGGCTGGTTCGACGACGAGTGGGTTCCGGAGGCCTGGCAGCGCCGAGGGGTGTTCGCGGCCCACAAGGGGATTCGCCCGTTCGTCCTGCTGCCCCTGCCGGCGAGCTGGGAGGAGCTTGCGCTCAAGCGCAACCTGAAGGAGGCCATCCGGCGCAGCAAGAACCGGCTCGCGGCGCTGGACGGGAGCTCCGAGGTCGTCTTCGCCGAGGGCGAGGCGGTGCCGGAAGCCGTGCGCCGGGTCCAGGCTCTCCACCGGAGGCGGGCGGCGATGCGCGACCACCTCCCGCACAGCGACTACTTCGACGAGGAAGCCTACGCACGGTTCGCCCGCGACGCCTCCGCGGGGCTCGCCGCTACCGGCCACGCCTCCGTCGCCCTCTGCCACGTCGACGCGAATCCCGTCGCGGGCCGCGTGGTGCTGCGCGCGCACGGTGACGTCTTCCTGTCGTTCTCAGGCGTCGATCCTGCCTACTGGCACCTCGGCGCGGCCACGGCGCTGATCGTGGCGTCGATCCGTGAGGCGATCTCGCGGCGTGAGCGGACACTCAATCTGTCGCTCAATCCCGATCCGGCCAAGCTTCGCTGGAGCAACCAGCTGGAGTTCCACAACGAGTTCCTCGTCGTCGCCCCCTCGCGCCGGGCGCGGGCGGCGCTGCAGCTCTTCTGGCAGGTCCGCGCCGGAAAGTCGCTCGCGGGCCGCCGGCAGGTGATCAAGCAACGTGGCCGCTCATGA
- a CDS encoding PrpF domain-containing protein: MTERLGLARAGGRRRTDAAAPPEGLLREHWPAAVVHGDQLAVPAVVMRGGTSRGVFFHADDLPLDPLVRDRVILAVFGSPDTRQLDGIGGATPLTSKVAIVSRSSADDADVDYLFGQVGTDEPRIDYVGNCGNMLAAVGPFAVDEGLVRPRSPATSIRIRVVNSGQTVVAHVLTAGTKARTAGTTAIAGVPGTGASVAMELTGLGATLGRGLLPTGLRRETITSLGRRHPVSLVDAGNPTVFVEASQIGLDVEVLLADRLDGVVLERLEALRAAGAVRLGLVRRVERARADSPTIPKIYVVHPPAAYVDRGGGRVEAADVSLVVRGLSMGVPHPAVATTVAACVGAAARIPGTVVADALVAAASGPIRIGTPSGVVEIESVVDLTGEPRLVHARIERTARRLMAGLAHVPLSVLAENRRAAR, from the coding sequence GTGACTGAGCGGCTCGGGCTCGCTCGGGCCGGTGGGCGTCGCCGCACCGACGCCGCCGCCCCGCCGGAGGGCCTCCTGCGGGAGCACTGGCCCGCCGCGGTCGTGCACGGCGACCAGCTCGCTGTCCCCGCCGTCGTCATGCGCGGCGGCACGAGCAGGGGCGTCTTCTTCCACGCCGACGACCTGCCCCTCGACCCGCTCGTGCGCGACCGGGTCATCCTCGCGGTGTTCGGCAGCCCCGACACGCGCCAGCTCGACGGCATCGGCGGCGCCACGCCGCTGACGAGCAAGGTAGCGATCGTCTCCAGGTCGAGCGCCGACGACGCCGACGTCGACTACCTCTTCGGTCAGGTCGGCACCGACGAGCCGCGAATCGACTACGTCGGCAACTGCGGCAACATGCTCGCCGCCGTCGGGCCGTTCGCCGTCGACGAGGGCCTCGTGCGACCACGGTCGCCGGCGACGTCCATCCGTATCCGCGTGGTCAACAGCGGCCAGACGGTCGTCGCGCACGTGCTCACCGCCGGCACGAAGGCCCGCACCGCCGGAACCACCGCGATCGCCGGCGTGCCCGGAACCGGTGCGTCCGTGGCGATGGAGCTGACGGGGCTCGGCGCAACGCTGGGCCGCGGCCTGCTGCCGACCGGTCTCCGCCGCGAGACGATCACGTCGCTCGGGCGCCGGCACCCGGTGTCGCTCGTCGACGCCGGCAACCCGACCGTCTTCGTCGAGGCCTCGCAGATCGGCCTCGACGTCGAAGTGCTTCTCGCCGACCGGCTCGACGGAGTCGTGCTCGAGCGCCTCGAGGCGCTCCGCGCGGCGGGCGCCGTGCGGCTCGGCCTCGTCCGCCGGGTCGAGAGGGCGCGGGCGGACAGTCCGACGATCCCCAAGATCTACGTCGTTCATCCTCCTGCGGCGTACGTCGACCGCGGCGGCGGGCGCGTCGAGGCCGCGGACGTGAGTCTCGTCGTGCGCGGGCTCTCGATGGGTGTTCCTCACCCCGCCGTCGCCACGACGGTCGCCGCCTGTGTCGGGGCCGCCGCGCGGATCCCCGGGACGGTCGTGGCGGACGCCCTCGTCGCGGCGGCCTCGGGCCCGATCCGGATCGGGACTCCGAGCGGGGTCGTCGAGATCGAGAGCGTCGTCGACCTCACGGGCGAACCGCGCCTCGTGCATGCCCGCATCGAGCGCACCGCCCGCCGGCTGATGGCGGGCCTTGCTCACGTGCCGCTGTCGGTTCTCGCAGAGAATCGACGCGCCGCGCGCTGA
- a CDS encoding ATP-grasp domain-containing protein has protein sequence MTRRGRARTRRETVLVVDMGAWAAQPTARSLARAGFRVLAAGVGGRVAGRSRYFTERHVIPPALEQEAFAERIERICARERVDVVVPLTDEILGGLLFGPASGGPWAVVGPTAEQFTRFCDKAVLLETAAAAGLASPASTVVTPAGVSGPLPPLPAYVKVVSGPDAGRAVPRPVRVGDAESCEREVRRLVERGEVVLIQEEVVGRQLRFHFVRRHGKMAHLAARTLANYPFRVGQSTVSQFLPSPPELVEVSVALLEAGGYEGAGVIQYVERGGVWYVHDVNLRMPSSVDATIAAGLDMPRFAVEIALGRVPDLASARPRPLRHVQLNGEVLALRDALGGVCVGRSAARIAAGLAVAVVAPGRQLAPLDVTDPLPTLAALTAARRGSPRQLPSAPDPAQPAKSA, from the coding sequence ATGACGCGCCGCGGCCGCGCGCGGACACGGCGCGAGACGGTGCTCGTCGTCGACATGGGAGCGTGGGCGGCGCAGCCGACGGCGCGTTCCCTCGCCCGCGCCGGCTTCCGGGTGCTCGCAGCGGGTGTGGGAGGGCGCGTGGCGGGGAGGAGCCGGTACTTCACGGAGCGGCACGTGATCCCCCCCGCGCTCGAGCAGGAGGCGTTCGCCGAACGGATCGAGCGGATCTGCGCGCGCGAGCGCGTGGACGTCGTCGTGCCGCTGACGGACGAGATCCTGGGGGGATTGCTGTTCGGGCCTGCGTCGGGCGGCCCCTGGGCCGTCGTCGGACCGACCGCAGAACAGTTCACCCGGTTCTGCGACAAGGCCGTCCTCCTCGAGACCGCGGCGGCGGCGGGCCTGGCGTCGCCCGCGTCCACCGTGGTAACGCCAGCGGGGGTGAGCGGGCCGCTCCCGCCGCTGCCCGCGTACGTGAAGGTCGTGAGCGGCCCGGATGCCGGTCGGGCGGTGCCGCGGCCCGTGCGTGTCGGCGACGCAGAGTCGTGCGAGCGGGAGGTACGCCGTCTCGTCGAGCGCGGGGAGGTGGTGCTGATCCAGGAAGAGGTCGTCGGCCGTCAGCTGCGCTTCCACTTCGTGCGCCGTCACGGCAAGATGGCGCACCTGGCAGCGCGCACCCTCGCCAACTACCCGTTCCGGGTCGGCCAGTCGACGGTTTCCCAGTTCCTGCCGAGCCCGCCGGAGCTCGTCGAGGTCAGCGTGGCCCTGCTCGAAGCGGGCGGATACGAGGGCGCAGGCGTGATCCAGTACGTCGAGCGCGGAGGCGTCTGGTACGTGCACGACGTCAACCTGCGCATGCCGTCCTCGGTCGACGCCACCATCGCCGCAGGTCTGGACATGCCGCGGTTTGCCGTCGAGATCGCCCTCGGGCGCGTTCCCGACCTCGCATCGGCTCGACCGCGGCCGCTACGCCACGTGCAGCTGAACGGGGAGGTGCTTGCGCTTCGCGACGCCCTCGGCGGCGTCTGCGTCGGCCGCTCGGCGGCGAGGATCGCCGCGGGGCTCGCAGTCGCCGTGGTCGCGCCCGGTCGGCAGCTGGCGCCGCTCGACGTCACCGATCCGCTGCCGACGCTCGCGGCCCTCACGGCGGCCCGGCGAGGCTCGCCGAGGCAGCTGCCGAGCGCGCCGGATCCCGCCCAGCCGGCGAAGAGCGCGTAG
- a CDS encoding carboxyl transferase domain-containing protein — protein sequence MTVLTSRVDRSSDAFATRRAHMEALVAELRERTALIAAGGGEAARERHRSRGKLTARERIDRLVDPGSAFLELNALAAWDLYDGQAPSAGIVTGIGAIEGRACVVVANDATVKGGSYFPLTVKKHLRAQEVAEQNRLPCVYLVDSGGAFLPLQADVFPDRDHFGRIFYNQARMSALGIPQIAVVMGSCTAGGAYVPAMCDETVIVRGTGTIFIGGPPLVKAATGEEVTAEELGGADVHARRSGVADHYATSDEHALGLARQIVRHLGDPAPASWEVAAAEPPALDPADLYGIVPEHYRHELDPLEIIARIVDGSRFHEFKALYGDTLVCGFARIEGHPVGILANRGILFRESAQKGAHFVELACKRRVPLVFLQNITGFMVGKDVEAGGIARDGAKLVTAVACAEVPKFTVVTGGSFGAGNYAMCGRAYGPRQLWMWPNARISVMGGEQAATVLTMVGEADADEIRAAYEREGSPYFSTARLWDDGIIDPLDTRRVLALGLAAAAHAPLPETTFGVFRM from the coding sequence ATGACGGTGTTGACGAGCAGGGTCGATCGCTCCTCCGACGCGTTCGCGACGCGGCGGGCGCACATGGAAGCGCTCGTGGCAGAGCTCCGCGAGCGCACGGCGCTCATCGCCGCCGGCGGCGGTGAGGCCGCCCGCGAGCGCCATCGCTCGCGCGGCAAGCTGACGGCGCGAGAGCGGATCGACCGCCTCGTCGACCCCGGCAGCGCGTTCCTCGAGCTCAACGCGCTTGCCGCGTGGGACCTCTACGACGGCCAGGCGCCGTCGGCCGGGATCGTGACGGGCATCGGCGCGATCGAAGGGCGTGCCTGCGTCGTCGTCGCGAACGACGCGACCGTGAAGGGCGGCTCGTACTTCCCCCTCACCGTCAAGAAGCACCTGCGAGCGCAGGAGGTGGCCGAGCAGAACCGCCTCCCATGCGTGTACCTCGTCGACTCCGGCGGCGCCTTCCTGCCGCTCCAGGCCGACGTCTTCCCCGACCGCGACCATTTCGGGCGCATCTTCTACAACCAGGCCCGCATGTCGGCGCTGGGCATCCCGCAGATCGCGGTCGTGATGGGCTCGTGTACCGCCGGGGGCGCCTACGTGCCCGCCATGTGCGACGAGACGGTGATCGTCCGCGGCACCGGCACGATCTTCATCGGCGGCCCGCCGCTCGTGAAGGCGGCAACCGGCGAGGAGGTGACGGCGGAGGAGCTCGGCGGCGCCGACGTGCACGCCCGCCGCTCCGGCGTCGCCGACCACTACGCGACGAGCGACGAGCACGCGCTCGGGCTCGCGCGCCAGATCGTGCGCCACCTCGGCGACCCGGCCCCCGCCTCGTGGGAGGTCGCGGCTGCCGAGCCGCCGGCGCTCGACCCCGCCGACCTCTACGGCATCGTGCCCGAGCACTACCGGCACGAGCTCGACCCGCTCGAGATCATCGCCCGTATCGTCGACGGGAGCCGGTTCCACGAGTTCAAGGCGCTCTACGGGGACACGCTCGTCTGCGGCTTCGCCCGCATCGAGGGGCATCCCGTCGGCATCCTCGCCAACCGCGGCATCCTCTTCCGGGAGTCGGCTCAGAAGGGTGCGCACTTCGTCGAGCTCGCCTGCAAGCGCCGCGTCCCGCTCGTCTTCCTCCAGAACATCACCGGCTTCATGGTCGGCAAGGACGTCGAGGCGGGCGGCATCGCCCGCGACGGGGCCAAGCTCGTCACCGCCGTCGCCTGCGCCGAGGTGCCGAAGTTCACCGTCGTCACGGGCGGCTCGTTCGGGGCGGGCAACTACGCCATGTGTGGTCGTGCCTACGGCCCGCGGCAGCTGTGGATGTGGCCGAACGCGCGTATCTCGGTCATGGGCGGCGAACAGGCCGCGACCGTGCTGACGATGGTCGGCGAGGCCGACGCGGACGAGATCCGCGCCGCCTACGAGCGCGAGGGCAGCCCGTACTTCTCCACGGCACGCCTCTGGGACGACGGCATCATCGACCCGCTCGACACGCGGCGCGTGCTGGCGCTCGGCCTCGCCGCGGCGGCGCACGCCCCGCTGCCGGAGACCACCTTCGGCGTGTTTCGCATGTGA
- a CDS encoding NADPH-dependent FMN reductase → MRILGIAGSLRAGSYNRELLRLARTLLPPGVELVEWDGLRELPAFDEDTEMLEHPPVERLRAAVREADAVLIATPEYNGSIPGALKNALDWASRPVEANVFRGKPVAVIGASAGAFGAVWAQAETRKVLGLMGARNADVELAVGHAATRLAPPDDELLGRLREALEQLVAEARPQSAAA, encoded by the coding sequence ATGCGGATCCTCGGGATCGCCGGCAGCCTCCGCGCCGGCTCGTACAACCGCGAGCTCCTCCGCCTTGCGCGCACGCTGCTGCCGCCCGGCGTCGAGCTCGTCGAGTGGGACGGCTTGCGCGAGCTGCCGGCGTTCGACGAGGACACCGAGATGCTGGAGCACCCGCCCGTCGAGCGCCTGCGCGCCGCGGTGCGCGAGGCCGACGCGGTGCTGATCGCGACGCCCGAGTACAACGGCTCCATCCCCGGGGCGCTGAAGAACGCGCTCGACTGGGCCTCGCGCCCGGTCGAGGCGAACGTGTTCCGCGGCAAACCGGTGGCGGTGATCGGCGCCAGCGCGGGGGCGTTCGGCGCCGTGTGGGCCCAGGCGGAGACGCGCAAGGTGCTCGGGTTGATGGGGGCGCGGAACGCCGACGTGGAGCTGGCGGTCGGCCACGCGGCGACGCGCCTCGCCCCGCCCGACGACGAGCTGCTCGGCCGCCTGCGCGAGGCGCTCGAGCAGCTCGTCGCCGAAGCACGACCGCAGTCGGCAGCCGCGTAG
- a CDS encoding YceI family protein yields the protein MSILHEQRTDLPAGTWTVDPVHSSVGFSVKHMVVANFRGGFGTFDVTLDENGLRGTVDVSSVDVSEPNLKGHLLSPDFFDAERHPKLSFRSTAIRVAGDRVDIDGELTIKGITKPVSIGGTVSGPVTHMDGNPRLGLELETVVDRTAFGLDWNAPLPSGGFAVGNDVKLHVELELVGQA from the coding sequence ATGAGCATTCTCCACGAACAGCGGACAGACCTTCCGGCCGGCACGTGGACCGTCGACCCGGTGCACTCGTCCGTCGGCTTCTCGGTCAAGCACATGGTCGTCGCCAACTTCCGCGGCGGCTTCGGGACGTTCGACGTCACCCTGGACGAGAACGGGCTGCGCGGGACGGTCGACGTCTCCTCGGTGGACGTGTCCGAGCCCAACCTCAAGGGCCATCTGCTGTCGCCGGACTTCTTCGACGCCGAGCGCCACCCCAAGCTCTCTTTCCGCTCCACCGCGATCCGCGTGGCAGGCGACAGGGTCGACATCGACGGCGAGCTGACGATCAAGGGCATCACGAAGCCGGTCTCGATCGGCGGCACGGTGAGCGGTCCCGTGACGCACATGGACGGCAACCCGCGCCTCGGACTCGAGCTCGAGACGGTCGTCGACCGGACCGCCTTCGGGCTCGACTGGAACGCGCCCCTGCCGAGCGGCGGCTTCGCCGTCGGCAACGACGTCAAGCTGCACGTAGAGCTCGAGCTGGTCGGGCAGGCGTAG
- a CDS encoding MarR family winged helix-turn-helix transcriptional regulator, translating to MTVFARLLRAHGTLMRELETWLVAEHGLTISDFETLLHLSHEAEQRMRRVDLADRLALSPSGVTRLLDGLTAAGLVEKATCPGDARVSYAVLTAAGRAVLAAASRTNERVCRELLGEHLSRDELEELASLLGRLPTVGAVDGSACSGGDGAP from the coding sequence GTGACCGTGTTCGCCCGGCTCCTGCGCGCCCACGGCACCCTCATGCGGGAGCTCGAGACATGGCTCGTCGCCGAGCACGGGCTCACGATCAGCGACTTCGAGACGCTGCTGCACCTCTCGCACGAGGCGGAGCAGCGGATGCGGCGCGTCGACCTCGCCGACCGGCTCGCCCTGAGCCCCTCGGGCGTCACGCGCCTGCTCGACGGCCTCACCGCCGCCGGGCTCGTCGAGAAGGCCACCTGCCCCGGCGATGCGCGCGTCTCCTACGCGGTGCTCACCGCGGCCGGGCGCGCGGTGCTCGCGGCGGCATCGCGCACGAACGAGCGCGTCTGCCGCGAGCTGCTCGGCGAGCATCTCTCGCGAGATGAGCTCGAGGAGCTCGCCTCGCTGCTCGGCCGGCTGCCGACGGTGGGCGCGGTCGACGGCTCCGCCTGCTCCGGCGGCGACGGCGCGCCGTAG